GCTCACGATATCAATGACTACAACCTGGGTCTGAAACACAACCTGGAAGTCGTAGATACCCTCAACGATGATGGTACCCTCAGCACTGCTGCAGGGGTGTTCATCGGCGAAGACCGCTTCAAGGCGCGTAAACTGGTGGTAGCTGCCCTCGCAGAACAAGGCCTGCTGGTAAAAGAACAGGAATACACTACCCGCCTCGGTTACAGCGAACGTAACCCAGACACCGTAGTAGAACCCCGCATCAGCACCCAGTGGTTCGTGAAGATGGCAGAACTGGCAAAACCAGCCCTGGATGCTGTGGTAAACGGTGATGTAAAAATCCATCCCGGCGACCGCTTCCTCGCTACCTACAAATACTGGATGGAAAACGTAAAGGACTGGTGTATCTCCCGTCAGCTCTGGTGGGGTCAGCGCATTCCTTCTTACTACGCTCCGGATGGTACTTTCGAAGTAGCTACCAGTCTTGACAACGCAGTAGCGCAGTTCAAGGCACGCGGTGTGGAAGTAAAAGCGGCAGACCTGCGCCAGGACGATGACTGCCTGGATACCTGGTTCTCCAGCTGGCTCTGGCCAATGGAAGTGTTCAACGGCGTATCCAATCCCGGCAATGAAGAAATCAACTACTACTACCCTACCAACGTACTCGTAACCGGACAGGATATCATCTTCTTCTGGGTAGCCCGTATGATCATGGCGGGTATGGAATATAAGAACGAGAAACCTTTCGGTGATGTATACTTCACCGGTATGGTGCGTGATAAACTGGGTCGTAAGATGAGTAAGCAACTGGGTAACTCCCCGGACTTGCTGGAACTCATCGATCGCTTTGGTGCTGATGCCGTTCGTTTCGGTATCATGATCTCCTCTCCTGCCGGTAATGACCTGCTGTTTGATGATTCCAGCTGTGAACAGGGAAGCCGGTTCAATAACAAGATCTGGAACGCCCTGAAACTGTTGAAGATGTGGGAAGCTAATACTGCAGAAGGTGCCGCTTCCAGCGAAGAAGCCCACTTTGCAGTACAATGGTTTGAAAGCAGGCTCAATGAAGTGAAATTACAGGTAAATGAACTGTTCAAAGACTTCAAATTGAGCGAAGCCCTGAACCTGATCTGTAACCACCTGATCTGGAACGACTTCTGTAGCTGGTACCTGGAATGGGTGAAACCTGGTTTCGAACAGCCGATCGACGCAGCTATCTATAAAAAGACCGTTGAATTCTTCGAAGAGCTGATGCAACTCGCGCATCCGTTCCTCCCATTTGTGACCGAAGAAATCTACCAGTTACTCGCTACCCGTGCGGAAGGTGATGACCTGGTGATTAAACAATATGCAGCTGTTGGTGTTGTTGATACCAATATCCTGGCTAAGGGTGAACTGGCTAAACAGGTAATCACCGGCATCCGTGATGCACGCGTAAAGAACCAGATCAAACCAAAGGATCCGATTGCTTTACATATCGATACCGCCGAAATTCCCGCTTTCCAGCAGATCGAAGATATGCTGATCAAGCAGGTAAATGCAAAATCTATCGCTTATGTAAATTCTCCGGTAAGTGGTTGTATCGCACTGGTAGTACAGAAAGACAAGTTCTACCTGGAAACAGAAACAGCCCTGGATACCACTGCGCAAAAAGAAACGCTGCTCAAAGACCTGGAATACCAGAAAGGCTTCCTCCTCTCAGTAGAGAAAAAGCTGAGCAACGAAAAATTTGTACAGAATGCAAAACCGGAAGCTGTTGAGGCTGAGCGCAAAAAGAAAGCCGATGCCGAGGCCAAGATAGCGGCCATTACGGAAAGTTTAAAATCAATATAATTTTCAATATCGCCCGGACGTTAACTCTCCGGGCGATTTTTTTATACCCTTCAGTACTATGCGCAAACACCTTATACTATCCGGCATTCTCGTTGTCATGTCTGCTTTCTCACTGTACGCTCAGTCAGGAAAACCAAAGGCTGCACCTGCCAAAAAGCCGGCAGCTGCATCTGGCCCTACCATCACCAAATTACGATTCAGAAGTACCTGGGGCATTTTCCTGAGTGATAGTATTCCCCGTTCAGAGATCGCGAAATTACTGGATTCAGCCCTGGTGGTGCGCGATGAAAAGAATAACAAATACCCGGTCGTATCATTTGAATTCACTTATGAGAATAAAGAGTTTTACCTGAATGATACCACCGGCAAACCAGGCATCTATACCGAGTATGTAGGCGATAGTTTTAAAGGCGATAAATTGCCGGCACTGTGGGTAACCCGGATTAAGGAATTGCTGGACAAGGGAGAGGTATTTTACTTCGATAATATTATCGTGAATTATACAGGCGATAAATTGTACAGGGCGCCAAAATTGAAATTTATAGTCCGATAAATAAGGTAATATCATGAACTCATTTCATAAATAGGTATTTATAATTGATAATCAATACTAAATGGTAATTATGAAATAAGTTCATGATAAAATGAAAAAGAGGGTATCCCTGCAGGGGTACCCTCTTTTTTTATGGAAAACACCTACAGGAACAGGGTTGAGATTCGCTCTCTTACTTACATTATAACATCACTAAAAGATCACTTGTATATCACTTCAATATCCAATCGATATACAGGTGATATTAAGGTGATCTTTTAGTGATGTTATAATGCTATAGATAGCCTATAGCCAGGTACTATTCAATGCACTGGCTAGCAAAAAAAAAGGCGCCTCATTTGAGACGCCTCTTTATTAGTAGTTAAATAACTGTTGTATCGGAATAATAAAGGTAAAACGATCCTTTGCATTGTCTGCCGGATCCCTGTCAAACAAATGACTATACCTGAATCCAAAAGAGAAAGGCAGTACATTCCCGATCTTAGTATCAAAAAAGACCTCTGTACCTGCTGATGTATATTGGTTATGTGAATTATTTAAGTAATTGTAAGACCTACTATAATCATAGAACAGGTTCGCCCTCACCCGCATAAAATACAACAACTGCCCAAAACCCCAATCAGGATAAGCGATCGGAAAATGGTAGTTCAGGCCTAGCTTATACACCCATTTGTAATAGGGCTTATTATACCCCCTTGCATAGGAAAAATTATCAGAAAAGGAATAATTGCGCATCGTATCCCGCTGCTGAAACGCCGCCTGCAGGATCAGGTTGTGGTTCTGGCTCAGACCAGGTAAATACAGGTCAAATCTGCCATAAAACTGCTCGGCAAAGAGATGATCCAGGGAATGGTTGTAAGACAGCAGTAAGTACTGGCCAAAGTGCGTAAACAGGTTCTGTGTTGCTTTTTTCCTGGCATTATAAAACACAAAGGAATTACCAAGATATTGTAAGGATGGATGCAGGAACTTAAAATTTCCCTGCGGGTAACGCTCCAGGTAGTGATACATGGATGAGAAGGAAATACTCCGGCTATACATCCCCCTGGATAAGGTCAAAGGAATCGTGATTCCACCATGTACGTCCATTTCATTCCAGTACAAGCGGCCCCTGTTCCCATACAGATCTGAACGATTAAAGGTATAGGTAGCACCGCCCTGCAGATATGGGAACAGCGCACCATAAATTAAGTTGCCGCTCAATGCAGAACTACCTTCATTCCTGTTGTAAGTATAGCCTAAAGTAGTAGATGCAGTATTCAGGATATTGTCTCCATAGATCGTCAGACTATAATCGGGATCATTGAAACTGGGCAACCAGCTATGCAGGTTAATCAGCTTCGTGCTCTTCCTGTAAGCGGTAATCTTGTAATCCTTGTCCGGCACCGTAGAGAGGATATCTCCACCTTCCTGGAAATCGGGTCTGAGCCATTTGCTGTGATAGTTTACGCTGGCATCTATCGGTTTCCAGGTGATGCTGTCTGTATACAACTGGTACCCTTTGGAGGTAAACCCGCTAAACACTACACCCCTATCTTCCACAGTTCCATGTAGTACGCCATTGTCATGATTGGTCACCTGGTGAAGCTGTTTGTCAGCAAGCGTGAGTGCGTAAATATTATCTACATCTTTATAGCTGGCGGTGTAGTAAATCGTATCGTGCTGTACATTCGGAATGCTCAGCATGTTAAAGCTGAAAGGGGTCAGCAATTCAGTTTCACCACTGCTGATGGATTGCCAGACCATGGCCATCTCCCCTTTCACATTACGTACGGCACTGATGATATGCTGCTCATCTGCAGAGAATTTCGGGTAGGTGTAATACCAGTTTTGCGGATTGGGCAAGGTCGCAATCACCTTTCCATTTGCAGCATCCAGCAGCTGCAGGCCAAAGTTCTGTGAGGATAAAGAATAGGCGGCAATGATCTTTGTACCCTCTGCATTGATATCTGGCGAGAAATAGCGGGTACCTTTTGTGAGGGTTTTCTTCTTCCCTGTGGCCCTGTCATACAGTTTGATCACTGAGTAATCTTTCCAGCCCCAGCGCGGATCGTAACGGGCTTCAGTCCATACCAGGCGGCCATTCTTATACCCGAAGTAATCATCGAACTGTATACCAGGTCGTGTCACTAAATCCTGATGGCCGGTGCTGTCAATTATGTAAAACCCGGCTACTGTTTTGTATGAATCTTTATAGACGATCCATTGTCCGGGTTGAATGGTGTAAATGTATTTATAGTTGGTAACGGTACGCGGTGCTTTGATCAATGTGGCACCGGGAACAGCAGAATCCTTTGCATAGTTGTTCCAATCCGCCTGGCATTCATCCAGCATTTTGTGATAGAAGCCGACTACATTTTCACCGGTGTGTTTTTTCATACTGCGGCTCATGGGGTAAAACAATCCTCTGTATCGTACAGCGTCTGTTGTAATGTCTTTCCAGCACATGCGGCCGTAGTGCTCACGACCATACATACTCATCAGGTAACCCAGGGGATAATGATTCGGCGTATAGTCTACGTAAGAACCATTCCGCATTTTCATGTAAGAGTAATTCCTGTTTTCGAGAGACAATGCGCGGAAGCCGTCAAAGAAAGAAGGTAGTCTGCCCCTGCCCTGGCTACTGAGTGCTGTTTCCATCGTCACCGCATCACCTTCCCAGAACCAGTTAGGCACTGCAATACTTGTGGCTGCAGCTAGGCCCATTTGTCCGAATATATAAGAAAGAACTTTTGAGGCGCCCTGATCAAAATTGCTGTTCTGCAATACGTGCCTGTATTCATGAATGGATAACTGTTCTTCCCATTTCAGGGATCCCAGGTCCGGATTGGGCGGAGGATTGAGGTAAAACTCTGAGCGGAAAGGGCCGAGTGCCACATAGCCATTGGATTCCAGGGTCTGGTTCTGTAATACAATGTTTACTTTCCTCTTTCTGTTACCAATAGAACCACGAGTATTTGCGTCCAGGTAATTAACAATATTGGCCACCCGGCGACCTTGTTTTTCAAGGCCTGCGGGGAAGATCACACGAACAGTATCCGTGTTGATCTGGTGCCATTTCAGCGAAGGTGGGTTTCCGCCAAACACCTGCGCGAACAAGCTGGCAGGGAATAGTATCAGCAGGAGATACGCGAATAATCTCATAACATTTGTAGGTATAGACTGACAATATACATAATTATTGCGGTAAGCCATAAGGCCATTCGATGAGATGAGACATCCAGTAGTTAAATCAAAAATGGTTTCACCTGACAGGTGAAACCATTTAAATCTTTTTTCCATTCAATGAGGGCAGGCCCTACTAGCATTCCGGTAAGCTAATCGGAATATTCACGGCCAGGCCGCCATCAGACGTCTCCTTATACTTACTGTTCATATCCAGCGCAGTCTCCCACATCGTTTTCACCACTGCATCCAGCGATACCTTTGCCAGTTCAGGATTACTCTGCAATGCTAACTGCGAAGCTGTAATGGCTTTGATAGCCCCCATGGTATTCCGTTCAATACATGGCACCTGAACCAGGCCCCCGATCGGATCGCAGGTAAGCCCCAAATGGTGTTCCATCGCTATTTCTGCAGCCATCAATACCTGTCGCTGAGAGCCCCCCATACATTCTGTGAGCGCTGCCGCTGCCATTGCAGAAGACACGCCTATTTCGGCCTGACACCCACCCATGGCGGCTGAGATAGTAGACCGTTTTTTAAAGATGCTCCCTATTTCAGAAGCGGTCAATATAAACTGGAGAATTTTGTCTTCATTATAGCCATCACAGAAAGTGATGAAGTACTGCAACACGGCAGGAATCACCCCCGCTGCACCATTGGTCGGCGCCGTTACCACCCTGCCAAAACTGGCGTTCTCCTCATTCACGGCAAGGGCAAAGCAACTCACCCAGTCCAGTGTATAGGCAAAATGGTTACCACCCTGCCGGATTGCCTGGATCCAGCTATCATAATCTGTATAGGTGCTCCCTTTCAGCAATTTCTTATTCAGGGCGGCAGCTCTGCGGGCTACTTTCAGGCCACCTGGCAATTCGCCGGATGTATGGCAGCCCCTGAAGGTACATTCTTTCATCACCCGCCAGATGTTCAGCACCCCTTCACGGGTAGCAGCTTCTGATCGCCAGGCCTGTTCATTTTCCATCACCAGTTCAGAAATGGAATACCCGGTTTTGATACAGAATTGCAGCAGCTGCCTGGCCGTATCAATCGGGAATGGCAGATCTACCTG
This window of the Chitinophaga sancti genome carries:
- a CDS encoding valine--tRNA ligase, coding for MELSKNFTPASAEGKWYQHWIDKGYFRSKPDNRPPFTVVIPPPNVTGVLHMGHTLNETVQDILVRRARMSGYNACWVPGSDHASIATEAKVVNMLKTEKGIEKSQLTREEFLKHAFEWKEKYGGIIYSQIKRLGCSCDWDRVTFTMDDHYYEAVIKVFVDLFNKGKIYRGARMINWDPKAKTALSDEEVLYKDLQGKLYHVQYALEDGDGNLTGESITIATQRPETIMGDTAICVNPDDERYQHLIGHFAVVPLVNRRVPIIFDTYVDKEFGTGALKVTPAHDINDYNLGLKHNLEVVDTLNDDGTLSTAAGVFIGEDRFKARKLVVAALAEQGLLVKEQEYTTRLGYSERNPDTVVEPRISTQWFVKMAELAKPALDAVVNGDVKIHPGDRFLATYKYWMENVKDWCISRQLWWGQRIPSYYAPDGTFEVATSLDNAVAQFKARGVEVKAADLRQDDDCLDTWFSSWLWPMEVFNGVSNPGNEEINYYYPTNVLVTGQDIIFFWVARMIMAGMEYKNEKPFGDVYFTGMVRDKLGRKMSKQLGNSPDLLELIDRFGADAVRFGIMISSPAGNDLLFDDSSCEQGSRFNNKIWNALKLLKMWEANTAEGAASSEEAHFAVQWFESRLNEVKLQVNELFKDFKLSEALNLICNHLIWNDFCSWYLEWVKPGFEQPIDAAIYKKTVEFFEELMQLAHPFLPFVTEEIYQLLATRAEGDDLVIKQYAAVGVVDTNILAKGELAKQVITGIRDARVKNQIKPKDPIALHIDTAEIPAFQQIEDMLIKQVNAKSIAYVNSPVSGCIALVVQKDKFYLETETALDTTAQKETLLKDLEYQKGFLLSVEKKLSNEKFVQNAKPEAVEAERKKKADAEAKIAAITESLKSI
- a CDS encoding L-serine ammonia-lyase: MAHECISVFDIFKIGVGPSSSHTLGPWRAALQFLAEIKAAGRPISAIQHVSVLLYGSLAKTGHGHGTDIAIQLGLCGDDPVTFDVNKINEKMDDIRRSKTMLVGGEKLVTFNPLEDINFLYEESLPFHPNALTFLVTFEDGTQQASTYYSIGGGFVVKEGVAAGAASQVDLPFPIDTARQLLQFCIKTGYSISELVMENEQAWRSEAATREGVLNIWRVMKECTFRGCHTSGELPGGLKVARRAAALNKKLLKGSTYTDYDSWIQAIRQGGNHFAYTLDWVSCFALAVNEENASFGRVVTAPTNGAAGVIPAVLQYFITFCDGYNEDKILQFILTASEIGSIFKKRSTISAAMGGCQAEIGVSSAMAAAALTECMGGSQRQVLMAAEIAMEHHLGLTCDPIGGLVQVPCIERNTMGAIKAITASQLALQSNPELAKVSLDAVVKTMWETALDMNSKYKETSDGGLAVNIPISLPEC